cgcgctatctcagagtcgttgaatatccttcatctaggagagtcgatgctcgcactgcctcctccaatgacaaatttctttggcggttcattttgtatttgatttttatgcaaatgaacttccaaacatgcatgtgatgaaaaatatcacaataaaaagcttgtttctcTCACGAGTACTttgctttaatcggcactttttatgaaaagtttaactcatttttagtctaaaacgaagtttaatacaaattattgttaaaacgggactattattagcttacataacaactgtcactgtcaaacaaggttcataggcaacttgtcgtacagtaaattattaataaataaagattattgagaaaaatatgggcggtgcgttaattttgtccaggagtttagttctgagataattcgcaagtcttgttcgtcaattccagttgttctcagattttcgatcattttttgaTGGTTAaagcagtcaaatgcttttcgataatcaataaaacgTGTGTATAcctacatctacattcatgtctctgcatcgttgttttaacacatttaaggcaaaaagagcttctcgtgttcccaatccattttgaaatccgaattgagtgtcactcatcttaaactcacacttcttgtaaagtcgtgtatgaatgattctgagaaaagttttaaggacatgagacatcatgcTAATATTCGATAGTTATCACAGTGTGAggcattggatttttttggtaacgttacgaatgttgattttagccagcctgttggtattttacctgtgtcatatatcttattgaatgttgctgttattaagtcgaagcttttactttcgttgtctggtgtctgcaattaatttaagtatttcaacattgatattgtctggaccggtggcttttccgttcttctgagcttttactgcataaataacttcttcttttgttatttttagacCTTTATCATTTATTCGATCATCCGTGGATGGTagagaacaaggtctatcatcgtcaaaaagtgtctgaatatattctttccacctcTCCAGTTTGTCTTCTGTGCCTATTATTatctcgttattattatttcttgtctctttctgtgtctacctgtcatttctttcacttttttatggacATTAAAGGTGTCATatctttcctgaagttgttcaatttctaggcatttggttgacatccagttttctttagcttctctgcacttttttctaatgattttattgactcATTAACATAAACTTAGCAGATCTGAATAGAAAAAAGGTAAGGTTTGGAAATTGATAAACCTGATGTCATTTGTCTAGAAAAacgttcaaataaaaaaatagtagatAATTATTGGAGATCTTAACGCTAAAGTAGGAAATAACAGCATAGACAATATAACACAGCGATTTAAAGAAAACAACAAATCGCAACTTATGTTTTGAGAATAAACAACACGtttttacgcgctatctcagagttcaatACTTGGCAGAAGGTCAACCGTCAACGATATACAAGACAATAATAAATAGAGAAATCATACCAAAACAACGTAAGAGTGAAAGTAAGTGGCTGAAAAACACTGAAAAAAAAAGGcttttgttgacagctgctctaaatagatgtatggtagtcattcctgcccactgtcagatgttcttcaaccacgatgccCTTCTgtgcccttgagatcttttgccttctatcttgccttgtaaaattagttgatacttatcattgcgcatcacatgccccgAGTATGTCAtgtttctgattttcacgatacgcatatttccagatctttattcatacgttggatcacgtgttgtttgtaacataatggatataggaaattctgcgCATacggcaccacatttcgaaggtttCTAATCatttggatgttgcctccgtcaaggtccaggcttcgacttcatataaaagggtagaaaataaatagcatctcaagactcgtgttttTATATCAATGTTGCGTCTATCAATGCGGTGTCTTATAGAAAATTCAATTGTAGCCGTTTTATTTCATTACCACTTTTATTCAAAAtgaattgttttatttaaatagatAGATATATACATTTATTGACAATGTTTACATAGTAAACACTACATGTTTATTACGTCACAATATAAATATGTCACTGATGTATACATAGGAAATAACTAAGAAATAATATAACTTATACAgtgaaaaatagaaatataaaaaaaaaaaattcagttaggtgtaaaatagtttttataaaaatgaccACACTAGGAACTCAAACAAACAAATTCCTGTATACTATAGAAACAGTGTTCCAGCAAGAATTGTTTTGCTACttttattactaaattttttacaatTCATTGCCTTAATATTAATACTTTTGTTCAGGCttaaaaaacaattaaacagATTATAATCTATTGTATTAAGTTGTGTAACACACAATCTGGAATATGGTATAATGATATGACTTTTGTTTCTTGTATTGTACTGATGTTGATCAGCATGTGTTTTTACATCTTGTATATTATTATGAACAGTTAAAAaactttcaaatatatatattgaAGGTAAAGGAAGAATGCCATACTTTTACAAGGGTTTACAGCTGGCGTGATATTCCGCTGAGTCAATTATTTGAATTGCTGTTTTTTGAAAAGTGAAAATTTTATATGCATAGGGCGAGTTTCTCCAAAGAATGTCAGGATACTGACCATTCTAAAATAAACTGACCTAAGAATACCTAGAGGAAAACAACTTTTATTACTGTTAATTCTTTTTAttcatcatttaaaaagatatcgGTTGTTTTAAGATTCGCTGACTTCTGAATCTGTCTCTACTTGCAACAGTCTATCATTATTTTCCAGGATTCTTCACTACTTAGAGCATGTAAATCTGCTGTAAAACTATCTCCCCACTGCATCCTTGGTTCACTTTCAGATTCTTTGCACAGACAGCTTGACGACACATTGATCATGCCTCTTGACATGGTTGGCCCATCTAAATATTTCTATATCTGGCTGGTTATATAATTTTTCCAATTCTTGGTTAGTTCTCACTCTATATTGTTGTGGTGTTTTATTTAACTGGTCTGTATTAtctctctaagaattcttctttatGAGAATGTTACtcgattttcattttgttttgtaAATATCCATGTTTTACATGCACACATTATTAAAGGTCTTGAGGTCTATGAGTGAATGGTAAATTCTCAATTTTGTGCTCTCAAATACATTTTTACATGTTGTAAGAGATGATCATGATCCCAAATATTGAAACTGATGAACCTTTACATATTTGTCTTATTCTATCCTGTAGTACATTTGATTCCTCTTTCTGTCTATGAATATAATACGATTTTCTTTCCAGAAGGTTTGGGAAACTATTTGGTGCAAACATCACATGTGAAAGTTTTTTCTCTAGTGTGTATTCTGAGTTTTTTTGAGATTTTTAAGAAAACATTTTGGAGTAAATTTtacagttaaataaataaatattatgtttgcCCAGTGTGTATTTTCATGTGTGATTTTAAATAAGAAGAACGTGAAAACTTTTTTGTGCACATATTGCATGGAAAAGGTTTTTCTCCGGTGTGTATCCTCATATGTTCGTTTAATTGACAATTTCGTgaaaattgtttattgcaaacTTCGCACGTAAAAAtattttctccagtgtgaattttCATATGTTCCTTTAATCGCGCATTTTGTCTAAACTGTTTAGTGCAAATTTCACATGTGAagggtttttctccagtgtgtaatcTCATATgttcttttaatttaaatttttctgtaaACTGTCCATAGCAAATGTCACATGtaaatggtttttctccagtgtgtattttcATATGTTTTTTTAGTCGACAATTTCGTGGAAaccttttattgcaaatttcacattcaaatagTTTCTCCCCAGTATGCATTGCTATATGTTTTGTTAGTTGAGAGTCTCTTGTAAactgtttattgcaaatttcacatgcaaaaggctTTCCGCCAGTGTGTATTTTCATATGTTTTGTTAGTTGAGAGTTTCGTGGATACTGTTTATagcaaatttcacatgtaaaCATATTTTGTAGAGTGTGTAATCTCATGTGTTCATTTAATCGATAGTTTTGTAGAAACTGCCTGTTGCAAATTTCACATGTAAATGGTTTTTCTTCAATGTGTATTTTCATATGTTCTTTTAGTTTACAGTTTCGTCGAAACTGTTTAGTACAAATTTCACATGagaaaggtttttctccagtgtgtaatcTCATATgttcttttaatttaaatttttctctaaactgtctgtagcaaatttcacatgtaaatggtttttctccagtgtgtattttcATATGTTTTGTAAGTTGAGTGTTTCGTGGAAACTCATTatagcaaatttcacatgcaaaaggtttttcgccagtgtgTATTTTCATATGTTCTTTTAACCTAGAGTTTAAAATaaactgtttggtgcaaatttcacatgataaaggtttttcgccagtgtgTGTTATCTTGtgcatttttaagaaataatgTGTTGAAAATTGTTTACAGCAAACATtacatgtaaatatttttttgacaaTGTGTTCTttcatatgtatttttaaattttcctgtGTTGTATAGTGTTTAAAGCAAATTTTACATGTCCAAAGCTTTTCTTCAACATTTATATTTCTAGTGGCAGTACAAGTTTCATTTAAACTTTGGTTAATTATAACATGTTCTTCTTTTAATACATCAATGGCATCAGTTTGTTTATCTTCACAGGAGAGACctaaaattatgtttatatatTAAAGGAatattacataataatgtattaTTGGATCATTACCTATACAGAATAATGAAGAATGTAAAATAGAACTGTTATTTACTTTCATTTACCTTTTTCCGTTTTTTGGGTCAATAATTCATCTTCTATTTCTCTCTTTACATGGCATTCCTTTAACTCTAAATCAGAGTTTAATGCGTTTAGCCATATACTGTGATCTAAAGAACCAACTTTTTCCTTTTCCTCTTTAATTTCAACTTTGAAAGTATCCAAAGGAACATTACATGCCTCATTATTATCTAGTTCTACTTTAATACAACTATTTTGACGAACTTCTTGCTTTATTTCCATTAAATtcaattatttgtaattttatgtagaaaaaaaaatttctatcaaTAAACTCCTTTTATGTTGTGTGTTGTGTTGCATGTCATGTCACATGTCATATTATCCACAGCACAGCACACTCCCACAGTACCAGTCACGTGTTAATAAATAAAACGACGATTGGCGCAATACCTAGTGCCAGGGTGCATAACTATATAACGTTCGTTGTCACTTTATGTCACCGCGACtcacatttttatatttcattttctATGTAAATTTATCCATCCATatctataattaattaatttctaaAAAGGAGCGTTTTAGCTCAAACCCTTTCACTTCCGACACCCTTAAGACCACCATAGACATCTATCTCCTCCTCAGGAACAACATCCACCGACGCAAACCACCAGTGAGAGTGAGATATAAGACAGCGATCAGCGATCAAAGATAACAGCCGACACCCAACaaaacaaaccacgtcctgaagagATAGGATAGAATATTTTATGTCATTGTcatttaatgatttaattcaAAAGCAAAAGAGATTCAAAAGTATTTATTCTCTTTTCTTTCCCTTATTCCCTTAAGAAGAATAAGACgccatatttttatttgttttgttttttataaatagtgcaaaaaggtacaattttagacgatttttaattataaaatcaaACACATTACATGAAATAACAATGGAAACATGAAGAACTGATCAAAAAAGAAGATGTGTTCCagttccagattgcatggatactactaATGCATATCCATTCCAGATgcatacgcgctatctcagagtttgccactatactctgttttttaaccaggaggagtaaactaaaaagacagattcacacccaagaaagttactagaaaagtcaccaaatacatcttcttttttgagtttgaataataatttttctaattcacttccaatatatattatttagtatttctaattacaataaaaaaatgttggactgttatggagaagttgaagaatttttagagtttatttatcacatttaagaagaaaatcgtaaaaagaacgtatacgaaagcgatgtattcgtgataaaatgatatctaaaatccaatggaattttacaATACTACTGTTGAAGTCTGCTTATATTCTAATACaagctaaagtaatgtgctaataaaattagcacattactttagtaagtcgattttaacaataactattctgcaaaactaacctgttgcctggtTTATTTTTGCTAgcgtggctgttattttcattctagaattatcaattttgatttgtttatacatGTTTATATTGTATTGTTTCTCATTTAAAGGTATATGACCCAAATCTACCCGACGTTTTTTAGGTGTAGAGGAATAtttaccactagtacttggcatcgaatccacattgttatcttaataacactaatatgtcgctaaatagttctgaaaagaactgttttttatataaatacatacgaaatatctaaaaatgtaaggaataacgcagaaaatactaaaaaatcgtcgatataaatattgaattttaaaatttcacaaatgtcattagtgtcaaaatgtcataatttagtggagtaaacttgcctgcggttggaccaattacaaacaagcattacagcGCGGAAattttgaattactcctcctggttaaaaaacagaccatagCAAACAATACCGTTTTCCAAGTACACAaaattatatggatatgtttgataaatgggtgaatgctCTTAAGAGCTCTAAATTAGAGAATGCTGCAACAGAAACTATAACAGTTTTCATGTAAGCTCTAGTAATTTCAAAATGTTGGACATAGGGGCATTAAGAGAACAGCCCTCCCAAGTTTGTTTTTACTAcgaccacagtatattgctttataaagaattataattcgaatatgtattattttttcatttatagaAATTAGTTTCATTACCTCTATCGACATCAGTTCTTTGTTTTATGAGATTTCTCACCAGTAACAGTGAATACAGCGTGATGATTTTCTAATGAATACaaagaattaaatattaaattaatccAATCTGTTGGATTCAACATAATACATTTTGAAGGATAATCAGTAGTAAATTATTTGGGAAACTATTGACAAATTGTCGAGAGCTTCGTAAACGCTAAATTTAGGAAAGTATTCATTATTCAGAAAATCTAATTCAATTTTAGGTCGCCACCAGTAACAccttttcctatttattttcgaGAAGTGCATTAAACATTATATTGAAACAAACGCTGGAATTTATCTGCGCGTGAAAAAATGGAACATGAAGAACAAAGAACCGGCGGCagagtgaacctactgattctttAGAAATATACTGTCACGACCATGTAAGAAGACCAAGACTAGGCTTGTATTCACACAAAACTTGACAGAataacaaaacaattatttaaatactgacaaaTTCTTGTCACAACTTTAAGAACACTAAATTATATTACacttggcttgtattattaatatttcttgcaacatttttataaataaagattttattttttttaaccacttacattttaatgtaatggGAAATAAATATATAACTTCAACACAACAAGAAAACCCAAATAGTATACGTACATATATACCTATCTTATAgaataaggttttttttttgttattttaggattatattgATTTTCTTTTACTTTAATATGAGTTTACAATCCTAGGTAATTTTACGTGCCTTTTGAATTTACCGCCATGTTTAAATATAGTTACGCACCCTGGCACTAGACGATGCTCCAATCGTCGTTTTATTCATTACTATGGAACTGGCACTGCTAGGTAGAAGTGTGCTGTGTCGTATGTCATCAAATTTGACAATCCTTATCCAACTCAAGGTTAGTAAATAGACAGGTTGTCTGGTAACTTTACACCAATCAGCGTCGAGAATCTATTGGCGAAAATGACGTAACTGAGAATATACATATTCAAATTCATTCACTTTCCTGGTGGGGGGTTATATACTATGGTTGAAATGAACGCGGAAAGCAGCAATGATTGAAAATATATTGAtctatatatattgaaaaaaaaaaatgctttTGTACGCCATCTTGTAGCACTAGTTCCGAGACGTCgcttcagcattttactgtaCTTTACTTGAAATTAACAAATAGAAATTGTGAAATTCTGTTTCACCCGGTACAGATTCTAAACCACAAACCATACATACAGGAGGGAGGACAGGAGTATGTATGGTTTGTGTCACAAACCACGCCAATATTGCGATTCTTAGGTTAGGGTTAGGTAAATAGTTAAAAGAATCAATAACAGCATAGTATAATAAACTGTGATAACAGTAACATAAAAGGCATAACGAATAATGTACCAGAtgcaataattaataaaaatcaatccTATGCCACCAAGTATCCGCAATAATCGATGCTTTACCAAACAAACATATTTCTtttgacattattttttattattacgtAAGAactttaaaatgtaaattatatttaaacaataaacattgATTAAACGTCCTTCATTGCGTAACCTAATTGTATACTTGTTATTTAATATCTGaaataatatatgtatacataGTTATTTTTCTTGCTCTATAATTTATGTAAGTTATCACCAGGTTCTAAAGGTTATTTGGTCATTTTACATCGTAATTATACTTTAAAAAGATAATACGACAAATGATATAATATTAGTTGAAGTGGAAAGGCAAAACCTCAGACAAATCTAACAAAATAtacctaaattaaaaagaaaataaataaaaaatgtttaaaaatggcGAAACAAATTGGACTAAAATGAGTAGTTAAACGGTGCttctcattcattcattcattttggctttacaaccctgtgtgggtcctagcctccccaagaatttctcTTTCTGTGCATTAAACGGTGCTTCTCTGTGCATTAAAAATGTGCCTGACAAAAAAATTGTTCCTTATTGAGAGTTTTGGATGTTAGTATCGTCCATTTTGCATGTAGGTTCCACAGTGAAAAACTAGAATTTCAGTTTCTGAGGAGTGTCTCTGTATAGATAAGTCCCATTCTGGTACTCGATTCCGACACAATATCCATTAGTGTCTGTCGTTGTTCTTCCGATTCAGTCAGTATTACCGTGTCGTATGCGTGTCTTAGGTTATTGATCACATATCGGTTGATTTTGGCACCTTCTGGGCCTTTCTTCAAAgattatttaataatatgttcCTCATAGACGTTAAATATAAGCCGAGGCATCCCTGAAGTACTTCTCGTTTTATTCGGTCATAGTTGGGGTTGCCATTTGCAGTACGTACACATCCATTATGATTCCAGTTTATATTGAGGATAATAATGATGTCCCGTCCATCGAGCCCGATTTCCTGTACAATTTTAATCAGTTTGCCGTTCTCTGTACGGTCGAATGCCTCCCGTTAATCAATAAAGCAAGTGTAAACTTTTCTTTAAACTTCAAAATATCTTTTCGTCAACCTCAGAATTACTTCCCTATTGTCTGTTTTCTTTCGGAAACCATACTGGGATTTATTAAAGATATGCATAGCATTTACTATGTTACTATTCTCTTACACGCCAGTCGTCAAAGACGAAAATACCaccgaacctctaaaaatcatacgaacaagctgaattttaccgaCAATGCCAATTTTAGGACTCTTAAAAAGATcgaaaaaagtttaccacttttacccccgggctttccTCTAAAACCCCCCAGGCAgagggggaaaacggaaaaaaatcgatttaccaagaatctgtacgtcgtagaaaaaaatgttttaaataaaaaatgtagctgagataattttaaacaaaaacgttaaTTAGCATTTTTTGGTTAGAATGAACTGTTCCCTCAGAAATAACGATTGAAGCGAATGGCGATTTTTAATGGCAGTTACGCGCGGAAATTatgctcaataaaatttgtatcagctcgacggtaaaaattcaatatcttttgatctgagtatcctatcgacaaaatcaagatgcattttaaaggtacagagtgcagctttcgtatgcagtttttgtgttttgccgcaaatgaactcagtttttataaagttgttaaataaataaaagcggcacgatttttgccattttttatgattctcatgagatcaatacagtgtatccctttcattgaccgaCCACTACAGAATTTCTACAACTAGAATTTAattttcaaaacctatagcatgaaattttagttttgagttttggcaacaaatgtacggcatttgaaatatgcttaaaaaccgCTGAATTTTAACTTTCAcattataaaaaatctaaaacgtttaaaactgcccTTTAAAAAACATGGAACTGAttttcaaaatcgccggtcgcttcaattATTGTTTCTGAGATaacggttcattctacgcaaaaagtgctaatgaacatttttgttaaaaattatctcaactacattgtttatttgaaacatttttttctactgcGTACAGATTcgtggtaaatcaattttttgcgtttttaaccCCCTAAGAGTGTGATTTTAGAGGGAAACcctggggtaaaagtggtaaacttttttgcatcttctttggggtcccaaaattaatattctcggcaaaattcagcttgttcgtaagaCTGACGACTGAGTCAGCATAACGATTTTTGCAGCGTTACTCATCGGGCTTATCGTTTTATGGTCCTTACATTTTTTGCCTTATTTCTTTCAGGGAGGACTATTTATGGGTAAGTTAGCCAGTCCCCTGGGAGCGTTCCTGTTTCATATCTGTCATTGAAGAAGTACATTAATTTGTTAACTGCTgttttgtagaggtttttaaAGTGTTTTCCTACTACACTCTTCTCCAGGAGCTTTGTTGcatgttatatattttatagtgCATAAAACTTCTGCGGTCAATATGGGGAGATTGTCTCCTTTTTCTGTCATCTGGTCTGTTGTCTGATTGTATAAGAATGATTGGTCATATTCGCCTATgtgaagtaaaaaaatattaaatacctggtaatacttttatatagataacaaataaaacataataaatatgttatagaacaataaatatataacatatagaATTTCACGTATATTAAAATAACTCAAACCAACTTATAGATATGTTGATTTAAATTATTGATATTATAAGATATacctacataaatatataaacaaaccTTTTCATTATTACTTATCGTAAGAGaatgtctttttttttattttttgcaattaGTACTTGGTTTCAGATAAATTCATCAAATATACAATGTTTGTATTAATCAGACTGaaaggtttattttatttaattcaagGAAGTAAACTTCATGAAATATTAAAGCATATAGTAATTCAATAAGAATTAATAAACAGaatttaaaaagtataaataCCTACTTATATATGATACCTATAAATATAAAGGGCTAGTTTTTTAAGCTAAGATACCAAGCTAGATATTTCGGTATTCTAGCCTGAGTTACTGTCCTGGCTTGGCGCATGCTAGAACGGTTTTGTTACGTTGTCTCTGtgggcttttaataatattgacgaccagtttctttttaatatcttttattaaagACCAACTAAACTTAATACATGATTATATCTAACGAGCCATCTTTTTCGCTTCCTGTCCGCTGTCCATCTCCTTCACCTGTCACTCATGTTAAGGtaggtttacaaatattaaggtaGGTTCACATAACATAACATGCccctttttttttacaaaaaaaactaaactatCCCAACAACCTAAATCTACCCGCAACACTACACTGCCGCATTACTCTTCTGAAAATGAAAACCTTTTTGGTCTATTTACAATTCGACCACTCCTGGTACAAAATTGATTACTTACATTTGGTCTATGTGACCTATTTAAGCTAACATTTAAATTGTCATAACTTTGATTTGAAATTGATGTATCGTTGTTCATATTTGGAGCCTCATACAAATTGGAACTAGCTGCTGTACTATTTTCATGCTTAACTATCACCTCACTATTTTGTCTACTAATTGTACTGGCAGGCTTTAATATGTGTTGTCTGTTCCTACGATAATGTACACCTTCAGGTGTTCTGACGACATATGATCTTGGAAAAGGACCTATTTCTATCACAGTAGCTGGTAACCACGGTGATGATGGaacctttttataaaatacattttctcCAACAAACAGATTCGGTAAGTTTCTAGCTGACCTATCATGATATTCTTTTACTTTCCTTTCTTTTtccttaataaatttgttatattCGTCCCTATCAATTGTTTTTGGTATGAGTATTTTTTCACTAACAGGTAATTTCATTCTTAAATTACGTGACATTAATAACTGTGCTGGAGAATAACCACATTCTAACGTTGTATTTCTGTATTGCAACATTCCCTGATATGGATCAGAGCCTGACTctatacacttattaaaaatattctttacaGTTTGAACTGTCCTCTCTACCAAACCATTACTTTTTGGATAATAAGGACTAGAACTTTGATAAGTAATGTCCCAATCTACTAAAAATGACTGAAACTCTTTTGATGAGAATGGGGGACCATTATCAGACATTAAGATTAATGGTATTCCATGTCTCGCAAATATAGACTTCATTGTACTAATGACCTCTTTTGCTGAAGTATTATTTAAAGGCGCTATTTCAAAGTATTTAGAATAATAATCTACTAATAATATATATGTGActttactataataaaaaaaatcaacaccAATTTTCTGCCAAGGCAAAGTTGGTATTTCATGTGGTAATAGTTGTTCTGGACTATTTGATCTATGATATTTAATACATGCTGGACACTGTTCAACTTTATTCTTTATATCTACTGTCATGCCTGGCCAAAAAACTACTGTACGTGCTTGTCGAATACATTTTTCATATCCTAAATGTCCTTCATGAATTATTTCTAATATAACTTGACGCAATGATTCAGGAATTATTATTTGATTTCCTCTAAAGACTAATCCATCCACAACATGTATTTCATGATTGAAATTGTAATATGGTTTAACCCAATTTATTTTTTGAACTTGGCCAACCTTcattataatatcttattattGACTGTAAAACTCTATCAGTTTTGGTTGCTGCCTGTATTTCCATTAATTTCTTTGAAGACACAGCTAAATTGTTAACTAATAAACTTCCATGTATATGTAACTCTTCATCTCCACTATCAGTATTATCTGGACCTTCTACTGGTGCCCTACTTAATGTATCTGCGATGAAAAGAAATTTTCCTGGAGTATAGCTAACTTCTAAATCATAAAGCTGTAAGTTTAGCATCATCCTTTGCAAACGTGCTGGAACCTCAGATAATGGTTTTTTAAAAAGACTGACTAATGGTTTATGATCTGTTTCA
The DNA window shown above is from Diabrotica undecimpunctata isolate CICGRU unplaced genomic scaffold, icDiaUnde3 ctg00002072.1, whole genome shotgun sequence and carries:
- the LOC140431823 gene encoding uncharacterized protein isoform X1, which codes for MEIKQEVRQNSCIKVELDNNEACNVPLDTFKVEIKEEKEKVGSLDHSIWLNALNSDLELKECHVKREIEDELLTQKTEKGLSCEDKQTDAIDVLKEEHVIINQSLNETCTATRNINVEEKLWTCKICFKHYTTQENLKIHMKEHIVKKIFTCNVCCKQFSTHYFLKMHKITHTGEKPLSCEICTKQFILNSRLKEHMKIHTGEKPFACEICYNEFPRNTQLTKHMKIHTGEKPFTCEICYRQFREKFKLKEHMRLHTGEKPFSCEICTKQFRRNCKLKEHMKIHIEEKPFTCEICNRQFLQNYRLNEHMRLHTLQNMFTCEICYKQYPRNSQLTKHMKIHTGGKPFACEICNKQFTRDSQLTKHIAMHTGEKLFECEICNKRFPRNCRLKKHMKIHTGEKPFTCDICYGQFTEKFKLKEHMRLHTGEKPFTCEICTKQFRQNARLKEHMKIHTGENIFTCEVCNKQFSRNCQLNEHMRIHTGEKPFPCNMCTKKFSRSSYLKSHMKIHTGQT
- the LOC140431823 gene encoding uncharacterized protein isoform X2, which codes for MKVNNSSILHSSLFCIGLSCEDKQTDAIDVLKEEHVIINQSLNETCTATRNINVEEKLWTCKICFKHYTTQENLKIHMKEHIVKKIFTCNVCCKQFSTHYFLKMHKITHTGEKPLSCEICTKQFILNSRLKEHMKIHTGEKPFACEICYNEFPRNTQLTKHMKIHTGEKPFTCEICYRQFREKFKLKEHMRLHTGEKPFSCEICTKQFRRNCKLKEHMKIHIEEKPFTCEICNRQFLQNYRLNEHMRLHTLQNMFTCEICYKQYPRNSQLTKHMKIHTGGKPFACEICNKQFTRDSQLTKHIAMHTGEKLFECEICNKRFPRNCRLKKHMKIHTGEKPFTCDICYGQFTEKFKLKEHMRLHTGEKPFTCEICTKQFRQNARLKEHMKIHTGENIFTCEVCNKQFSRNCQLNEHMRIHTGEKPFPCNMCTKKFSRSSYLKSHMKIHTGQT